In Stanieria sp. NIES-3757, the DNA window AATAAAAATAAAAAGTCTTAATTTAGTAAAGATACGTTTGAAATTAAGTCGTTCTATCGGACATAGTTGTTCGGCATAGTATTGATGTGCGTAAGACTTAACTTTTTTGTACTCAATCTGAACTTCCAGATTATCGATGGTTAAAGATTCAATAGCATCTTCTGCCGATCTAAAGAATTGATTGTGTTGCAAAAAAGTATTTTTAATCCCAACATGAATAGCTAATTGAGTTTCCCAATTGGGAGATTGTAAGCCTGTCAGAGAAATTAAACCATCGCTACTAATTTGAAATGATTCACTAAATAGCCAGTCTAATGCTTCGTAATCGTTTCCCTTCCAGTTGAGGCTAATGCTATTTTTCGTTAAAGTCCATTGGAAATTACCTTGCCGAGACTTCAGGGTAGGATAACGTTTGGCTAAAGCTTTTAAACTCATGTAAAGTCCTGCAACTCCAGCACGATGTAGCATGGTCATACCAGGATCGCTTAAACTTATCTCTATTTTCGGTTCATCTGCTTTAACAATCATGTCCCAATAATTTAAACAAACACGCCACAGCCCATTTTGTGTTTTCCTCCCAATCCTTTTTCTTGAAGGGTTATAGAATCTGCTTCGCTTAAATGATTTGCTTCAATCCCAAAACCGACTAAAGTTTGTTTGACTGCGATGGTTTTGCGCTTGGGAGTGCCATCTTGGTTGGAGATTAGTTTAATGTCTGCCTGAATATTTAGTGCATCTAATTGTCTTTTGGCTGCTTCTAAAAATGTCTTCGGTTCTTCATATCCTCTGATAACAACAATATGCGATCGCATTTTCGACTTTGGTTGCAGAAAATTCATGTTTGGAATTCCCAACCTAATTTTGTGGTTGCCGATAGTTAAAGATTTACCACTAAAGGAATAGACAAAAGGTACTTTTTCCGAGGGAAGACGAACTAGTAGTTTTGAACGGTTAGTTAAGTTTATTTCGTTTCTTTTGTGGCGATCGCATTTTCCTGAAATTGTTTTTATGCTGATGTCATCCCAATCTTTAAGTTGCATCAATCGGTATTTCAATGCCGAGTATAGCTGATAGCCGTGATCGATGGGCAAGCTTGTTCCCATTACAGGAAAAGCTAATTCTATGTAGGGATTTTGGATGAGTTCGATTTCTTCATGCTGTTCTTCTCTACCTACTTGAGCGATCGCCATTTTTCCAACTTGATAGCAATCACCTTATTTTATGATGTCTCGGTCAATACAAATTTATTAGTTAACAGAATCAACAACTCGCAGACAAATGAATTAAAACTTAGTACTTTTTAACTATCTATCCTAAAAATTTGTGTAGTGAATTTATAATTTAGACAATCTAGCCTATAAAATTTTATAATCAGTTTCAATATTTTGGGCTAATATCTGAGCCAAATTCTCATAATTATTTTCAAACAGTTGCGATACTGATATTTTGGCTTGTTGACAGACGGGAATGATTATTTCGGTTAAATTTATTGGTTTAAAGTAATTTTGCTTTAAATCTATTTTCAGCTTTTCAATTAGTTTAATTAATACAACATATTGACCTAAATCGTGATGAATAGCTCGCTCAAAACAAAATAAGATTAGCTTAAACTTATGCTTTAAACTCTTGAGATTAGGTTGATGCTTTAATTGAGGGGTCAAGGCAATCAAATCTCCAATACCTTGAAGTATAAAATGGTTTTGTTTAAAATCTTCCTGTAATGATGATTTAGTATTATCACTTTTTCCTAGCCAGTGTCTGCATCTACTGCAATATCCAGGTACGGAGAAGTCAGAGATCGCTTTTTGGAAAGAATCACAGTGAGGGCAGCGATCGCATAATTCACATTGATGTTCGGGACAAAAATCAACCTCCCGAAATGACCAGAGTAAAGGCTCATAGATTAACTTTCTTGCTTGTCGCCAAGTTTCAAAACAGAGAGGACACCAAGCTTTATACTGACGAAACAAACCGCGATCGCTAATTATCCCTTTCCAAGTTACACAAGATAAAAACCGCAAATCCTGACGTAGAGTTAGCTTTTCTAAGGCATCAACGAGCGATCGTGTCATCTCTCTCATCCCATTGATAGCTGGTTTGGCATCACTGTTGCCAAAAAGAGAACTGACATTTTTGGAGAATATTTCTGGAGCGTATTTATCACCTAAGATCGTAGGCGCAATTTCTCCCATGATTAGCTTTTGAGGAGTAACACAATGCTCTTGAGCTAATCTATTTAAATAACTGCTGAGACTTTCGGTATAAGGCGTTCCAACTGCAATTGATTCGAGTGAGTATAAACAACTTGTCTCGGGAAAATCAATGGGATTAGAAAATATA includes these proteins:
- a CDS encoding CRISPR-associated protein, Cas6-related, coding for MAIAQVGREEQHEEIELIQNPYIELAFPVMGTSLPIDHGYQLYSALKYRLMQLKDWDDISIKTISGKCDRHKRNEINLTNRSKLLVRLPSEKVPFVYSFSGKSLTIGNHKIRLGIPNMNFLQPKSKMRSHIVVIRGYEEPKTFLEAAKRQLDALNIQADIKLISNQDGTPKRKTIAVKQTLVGFGIEANHLSEADSITLQEKGLGGKHKMGCGVFV